The following are encoded together in the Lactuca sativa cultivar Salinas chromosome 1, Lsat_Salinas_v11, whole genome shotgun sequence genome:
- the LOC111913917 gene encoding 26S proteasome regulatory subunit 7 homolog A: MPTDIEDEIRDEKNPPPLDEDDIALLKTYGLGPYSTSIKKAEKDVKEMAKRINDLCGIKESDTGLAAPSQWDLVSDKQMMQEEQPLQVARCTKIINPNTEDAKYVINVKQIAKFVVGLGDKVSPTDIEEGMRVGVDRNKYQIQIPLPPKIDPSVTMMTVEEKPDVTYNDVGGCKEQIEKMREVVELPMLHPEKFVKLGIDPPKGVLCYGPPGTGKTLLARAVANRTDACFIRVIGSELVQKYVGEGARMVRELFQMARSKKACIVFFDEVDAIGGARFDDGAGGDNEVQRTMLEIVNQLDGFDARGNIKVLMATNRPDTLDPALLRPGRLDRKVEFGLPDMESRTQIFKIHTRTMNCERDVRFELLARLCPNSTGADIRSVCTEAGMYAIRARRKTVTEKDFLDAVNKVIKGYQKFSATPKYMVYN, from the exons ATGCCGACTGACATAGAAGATGAGATTAGGGACGAGAAGAATCCTCCCCCTCTTGATGAAGACGATATCGCTCTTCTCAAGACTTAT GGATTGGGGCCATATTCCACAAGCATCAAGAAAGCTGAAAAAGATGTAAAGGAAATGGCCAAAAGGATCAACGATTTATGTG GCATCAAAGAGTCTGACACTGGTTTGGCTGCACCTAGTCAATGGGATCTTGTTTCTGATAAGCAAATGATGCAAGAGGAGCAACCTCTTCAGGTAGCAAGATGCACAAAAATAATTAATCCCAACACAGAAGACGCCAAATATGTAATAAATGTCAAGCAAATTGCAAAG TTTGTTGTTGGATTGGGAGACAAAGTTTCACCAACAGATATTGAAGAAGGAATGCGTGTTGG TGTTGACCGCAACAAGTATCAAATTCAGATCCCTTTACCCCCCAAGATTGACCCAAGTGTAACCATGATGACAGTTGAAGAAAAACCAGATGTCACATATAATGATGTTGGTGGATGCAAGGAACAAATTGAAAAGATGAGAGAG gtGGTCGAGTTGCCAATGCTCCACCCTGAGAAATTTGTTAAATTGGGAATTGATCCTCCGAAAGGCGTCCTATGCTATGGTCCACCTGGCACTGGTAAAACACTTTTAGCAAGAGCAGTTGCCAACAGAACTGATGCATGTTTTATACGTGTCATTGGAAGTGAACTTGTTCAGAAATACGTTGGTGAGGGGGCCCGCATGGTTCGCGAGCTATTCCAG ATGGCACGTTCCAAAAAAGCTTGCATAgttttctttgatgaagttgatgcaATTGGTGGGGCCCGTTTTGATGATGGAGCTGGTGGTGATAATGAGGTTCAAAGAACCATGCTTGAAATTGTGAATCAACTTGATGGATTTGATGCTCGTGGGAATATTAAAGTTTTGATGGCTACAAATAG ACCAGATACATTGGATCCAGCACTGTTGAGACCTGGGAGACTGGATAGGAAAGTGGAATTTGGGCTTCCAGATATGGAAAGTAGGACACAGATATTTAAGATTCATACAAGAACAATGAATTGTGAGAGGGATGTGAGATTTGAACTTTTGGCGCGACTTTGCCCTAATTCAACAGGGGCAGATATAAGAAGTGTGTGTACTGAGGCTGGAATGTATGCAATTAGGGCAAGGAGGAAGACAGTGACTGAGAAGGATTTTCTTGATGCTGTTAACAAAGTCATTAAAGGGTACCAGAAGTTTAGTGCTACTCCTAAGTATATGGTTTACAATTga
- the LOC111913915 gene encoding protein STRUBBELIG-RECEPTOR FAMILY 7, producing MAVLAPLLFIFLVLGLNSINGDTDPSDVSALVAMYQSMSSPGQLTKWSSSGGDPCGDSWKGVTCSGARVTEIKLPSLGLSGGIGFQLSSLTSVTDFDVSNNNFGNQIPYSLPPNVQRLNLAGCGYTGSLPYSISQMASLRYLNVAHNQISGQLPDMFGQLPSLSNLDLSSNLFTGDLPQSFSLLSSANNMYLQNNQFTGSIDVLANLPLKTLNVANNKFTGWIPSQFRNINFLNDGNSWNSGPAPPPPPGIPAPEGGGQTRQPSGGITPSASGSNGGRKKSGISGGAIAGIVISILIVAAFIVFILLKRRSKKSTDIEKTEPRSLPPVPPQQDSIQDSSMVNTKSVDPPPVINLNLKPPPMDDNNISFDDIDNDFTAKPIVVPKKQSVAPPDATSYSIADLQIATDSFNGDNLIGEGSIGRVFRAQFEDGKVVAVKKIKPSVLHGQLSEDFIDIVSDVSRLRHPNVTELVGYCSEYGQHLLVYEFLKNGSLYDFLHLLDEYSKPLIWNSRVKIALGTARALEYLHEVCSPSVIHKNIKSANILLDSELNPHLSDCGLARLVSDADQEENVGSGYSAPEVSMSGQYTIKSDVYSFGVTMLELLTGRKPFDSSRTRAEQSLVQWATPQLHDIDALAKMVDPALKGLYPVKSLSRFADVIALCVQAEPEFRPPMSEVVEALVRLVQRANMSKRTVSLEQGSAVRTRDQDSPRES from the exons ATGGCGGTGCTCGCACCATTGCTCTTCATCTTTCTTGTTCTTGGTCTAAACTCCATTAATGGCGACACAGATCCATCCGATG TCTCTGCCCTGGTAGCCATGTATCAAAGTATGAGTTCGCCGGGACAATTAACCAAGTGGAGTTCAAGCGGCGGCGATCCCTGTGGAGATAGCTGGAAAGGCGTCACATGTTCGGGAGCAAGAGTCACAGAAAT AAAATTACCCAGTCTTGGGCTTTCAGGGGGAATCGGATTCCAGCTTTCAAGTTTGACATCGGTAACTGACTT TGATGTAAGCAACAATAATTTTGGCAATCAGATACCTTATAGCCTTCCTCCAAACGTGCAAAGACT AAATCTTGCTGGATGTGGATATACTGGCAGCCTTCCATATTCCATATCACAAATGGCTTCTCTAAGATACTT AAATGTTGCCCACAATCAAATAAGTGGTCAATTACCTGACATGTTTGGGCAACTTCCATCTCTTTCCAACCT GGATCTATCTTCTAATTTATTCACGGGTGATCTTCCTCAAAGCTTCAGCTTATTGTCAAGTGCTAATAATAT GTATTTACAGAACAACCAGTTTACAGGCTCCATTGATGTTCTTGCAAATCTTCCCCTCAAGACTCT GAATGTTGCAAATAACAAATTCACTGGTTGGATTCCAAGTCAATTCAGAAACATAAATTTTCT AAATGATGGTAACTCATGGAACTCAGGGCCtgcaccaccaccgccacctggCATCCCTGCACCTGAAGGTGGTGGTCAAACCCGCCAACCGAGCGGCGGCATTACACCATCTGCTAGCGGCTCTAATGGCGGCAGAAAGAAATCCGGTATCAGTGGTGGAGCTATAGCTGGAATTGTGATTTCCATTTTAATCGTGGCTGCATTCATTGTAttcattttattaaaaagaaGATCCAAAAAGTCAACAGATATAGAAAAAACCGAACCCCGATCTTTACCTCCTGTTCCTCCACAGCAAGATTCAATCCAAGATTCCTCCATGGTCAACACAAAATCAGTTGACCCTCCACCTGTCATTAACCTTAACCTAAAACCACCACCAATGGATGATAACAACATCTCATTCGATGACATTGACAATGATTTCACAGCTAAACCTATAGTTGTTCCCAAAAAACAAAGCGTGGCCCCACCAGATGCCACGTCATACTCCATAGCTGACCTTCAAATAGCTACAGACAGCTTCAATGGTGATAACCTAATCGGTGAAGGATCTATCGGGCGTGTTTTTCGTGCCCAATTTGAAGATGGAAAAGTTGTTGCTGTTAAGAAAATTAAGCCATCTGTTCTTCATGGTCAATTATCAGAAGATTTCATTGATATTGTTTCAGACGTATCAAGATTACGCCACCCTAATGTAACAGAGCTTGTTGGATATTGTTCTGAATATGGACAGCATCTTTTAGTTTATGAGTTTCTAAAAAACGGATCTTTATACGATTTCCTACATCTTTTGGATGAATATAGTAAGCCATTAATATGGAATAGCCGTGTCAAAATTGCTTTAGGGACAGCACGTGCATTGGa ATATCTACATGAAGTATGCTCGCCTTCTGTTATTCATAAGAACATTAAATCAGCCAATATCTTGCTAGATTCAGAGCTTAATCCTCATCTTTCTGATTGTGGGTTAGCTAGGCTTGTCTCAGATGCAGATCAG GAGGAGAATGTTGGGTCTGGATATAGTGCCCCTGAGGTTTCGATGTCTGGTCAGTACACGATAAAGAGCGATGTGTACAGTTTTGGTGTTACTATGTTAGAATTACTTACAGGAAGAAAACCTTTTGATAG TTCAAGGACAAGGGCAGAACAGTCTTTGGTACAGTGGGCGACACCTCAGCTTCATGACATTGATGCTCTTGCCAAAATGGTTGATCCGGCACTTAAAGGACTGTATCCAGTCAAATCTCTTTCTCGATTTGCGGATGTAATCGCTCTTTGTGTACAG GCGGAGCCAGAGTTTCGGCCACCCATGTCGGAAGTGGTTGAGGCGTTGGTAAGACTTGTGCAGAGGGCAAACATGAGCAAGAGAACGGTTAGTCTTGAACAAGGTTCAGCTGTGCGGACCCGCGACCAGGATTCTCCTCGGGAGAGTTGa